The genomic stretch AAATAGATCTAAAGGAATCTCTGAAAAGACGGAATAACCGTTCAATCCAGAGATTCCTTTTCTTTTTGGGAGAGGTCATAGATTACATCCGCGATGGAGACACTCGCAAGCTGATCTTCCATTGCTTTTTGAGCAGAAATAAAGACAGGGGTGATCGCATTCTGAATATTACGGCCTACTACACAGGCAGGATTGGGAGAATCATGTACAGAAAATAGGGCATCTTCTTCCACCGCATTTACTGCCCGGTACACGTCGAGTAGAGTGATATCTGCTGCCTCTTTTTTGAGCTTCGCCCCTGCAACGCCCGGTTTTACATCAACAAGCCCTGCTTTACTCAGCATACCTGTAATTCGGCGAATGACCACGGGATTGGTACCCACGCTGCCCGCGAGAAAGTCTGAGGTGTTGACGATATCCTTGTTAATCTCAAGCAGTGACAAAATATGAATGCCAACAGCAAATCGGCTAGTAACCATCTTTACGTTAACTCCTTTATTCTTCTGCTCATAGCAGAGTAATTCTTCTACTAAATAGGTATACACATCCTTTATAGTGTAATCTATTGTACCCTGAGTGAACAGTTGTTAACAAAAAGACCCTCCGGGCAGCCCAGAGGATCTGAAATATGAAAAAACAAGGAGATTATATTTGTTCGCCAACGACAGTGAAACGTTCACCGATATGTGCTGGGTTTTCAATTTCATCCACAATCGCAATTGCATAGTCCGCGTAACTGATGTAGCTGTCGCCTTTAGCGTTCACAATTAGATTATCTTTTCCTTTTTGATAGGAACCACTGCGTGTCCCTTCTGCATCAAATGTCGCCGCTGGGCTTACGAAAGTCCATTTTAGGTCTGTAGAAGCTTTCAGATCCTCCAGGTTTTTACCTTGATTGCTTGCGGTTGGTTTGTAGAGGTCAGGAAATTCTGGTGTGTCGATTAGTTTTGTTGTTTTCGCTTCATCCACGTACAAGCTTCCTGCACCGCCGACAACAATCAGCCGAGTGCCTTCCACACCGCTCAGTGCCTTAATGAGTGTTTTGCCTGCTTCAACATGTTTATGCTCTTCACCTGGCGCTGCACCAAAGGCATTCACAACAACATCATATTTATTTAGATCTTCTGTCGTTAGTTCGAAGATATCTTTCTCCACGGCAGGAAATCCGCTAATCTTAGATGCATTTCTTACAATCCCTGTGACTTCATGGCCTCGTTTTCTTGCTTCGTCCATAATGAGTTTTCCTGCTTTTCCGCTAGCACCAATAATGGCAATTTTCATTTTAATTCCTCCCATGTTTTTATGTAAAAACGTTTTTCAACCTGTAACCATTATAGTTACAACTAAAGTGATCTGTCAACCGGCTCAGGATATAGGGGGAAGATATCCCTGCAAGGAAAGATATACTTCCTGCTTACCGGATGTAATATCTAGGAGAGAATGACTGAGGTTGGAATTCAGTTCAGTTGTATAATAAAATGAAGTGTAATCAATTTTGCATGATAAAGGAGCGGGACAGGACCCAATGAAGTTTCCCTTTCGAATGATAGTGAACACGTTACTTGTACTCCTTATATTTATTGGACTTCAGCTGTATATTGGCTGGAATATGTACTTGTTTCTCTCTTTTTATGTTTCTGATATTTCTATTTTCGTATTAGGGATCACTCTGACGGTAGTATCGCTTGGATATGCGATCGGACGGATCAAGTGGCTTGGTCCTATAGGGCGCTTCATAAAAGTGATCGGTTCGTACTATTTTGCACTGCTCGAGTTCTTCATCCTTGTACTTCCGGTGATGGATCTGATCGGATGGATATGTCATCTTGCGGGTGCGGATTCAAAGGCATATATTCCGATACTTGGCTGGGCAACGGCAGCTCTTCTAGTCATTTTCCTGCTGCGCGGGTCTTATAATGCGTGGAGTCCTATCGTAAGAAAATATGAAGTAGCAGTAGCAAAAAAGCCAGAACCAGGTGCGAAGAGAAAGTACACCATCGCAGTAGCTTCCGATATCCATCTTGGGAACATTGTGGGCAATCGATATCTAAGAAGGCTGACCGGACTCCTTAATGGATTAAACCCTGATCTGACCTTACTGGTAGGGGATGTGCTTGATGATTCGATTGAACCTTTTTTGCGAAATAAGATGTCATATGAGATGAAGAAATTATCTGCTAGATACGGTGTTTTTGCAGTGCTCGGTAACCATGAATATTACGGAGGGCATATTGATCGTTATGTGAAAGAAATGAGTGAGATTGGAATTCCTGTCCTTCGGGATGAGGTGGTCAGCGTAGCAGGCGGAGCTATCTACATAGCGGGACGTAAAGATCTGACTGCAGAACGGATGGATCCAGAAGGACGTTTATCTGTATCAGATCTGCTTATGCCGCTGGACCATACAAAGCCGATTGTTTTGCTGGATCATCAGCCATATGCGTTTGATAAAGCTCAGGAAGCGGGTGCTGATCTGCTGCTATGCGGACATACGCACAGAGGACAGTTTGCACCCAATCATTTCATTACAAAACGACTTTTCGAACTGGACTGGGGCTATATGCTGAAGGAGAAAATGCATGTGATTGTGTCCTCTGGTTTTGGTTCATGGGGACCGCCGATCCGCCTCGCAAGCAGATCAGAAGTCATTCATATTGAACTAACATTTACCGAAGAATAAGTAAGTAATTTGATAAAGACATTCCTCTTTTTTATGTGGGATGTCTTTTTTAGTAGCCTCTAAGATTTACAGTATGCTGAATATGTTATCTCATGGAGTGAATAATTAAGGGGGCATAATTAACTATGATCTAAATGATTTATCAAGTGAAAGGTTAATCAGAAGAATAACTTAGAGAATGAAGTTGTTACGTTCATGGCGATATCCTTTTCTAGAAGTAGTAATGGTTGTAAACTGGCAGAATTATTGTAAAATGAACAAGGGATTTATGATAAACATTACATAAAGAGCAATCCATGTACACACAAATTCTACTATTTTCATCTCACAAAGGAGAGAACATTCATGCCCCAAGCTCAGGCGATCCAGGAAGCACCAGATCGTGCGAAGCGGCTTTGGCTGGCGTTTATACTCGGAACGCTGTCAGCTTTCGGCCCATTCTCACTGGATATGTATCTGCCTGCACTAACCATTCTGGCAGATGATTTAAACACCACCGCATCCTATGCCCAGCTTAGTCTTACCGCTTGTATGCTGGGACTTGCGCTTGGTCAGTTAGTAGCAGGACCTATTAGTGATGCGAGAGGACGACGCGGACCGCTGATGATCGGTCTTGGCGTATTTACCCTGTCCTCGATCTTATGTTTTATTGCTCCATCGATAGAAATGTTTGTTGTTATGCGGTTTATTCAAGGAGCAGCGGGAGCAGCAGGAATTGTGATCTCAAGAGCCGTAGTTCGTGATTTGTATTCAGGCACAGAGCTCACCAAATTCTTTTCCTTACTGATGCTCATCAACGGAGCGGCGCCGATCCTTGCACCTATCGCAGGGGGGCAGCTGCTCACGGTAACCTCTTGGCGAGGGGTGTTCGTTGTCCTCACCGTCATTGGGGTATTATCCTTAATTGGAGTTATCCTTGGTCTTCCTGAATCTTTAGCAAAAAATGAACGTACTCAAGGCGGTCTGCAACAGACGTTTCGTGCCTTTGGTACGATCATGAAAGATCGGGTATTCATGGGCTATGCTCTTTGCCAAGGATTTGTAGGAGCTGCTATGTTTGCCTATATATCAGGCTCACCTTTTGTGCTTCAAAAAATCTATGAAGTCAGCCCTCAAACCTACAGTTTAATCTTTGCTATGAATGGAGCGGGTATCATTATTGCAAGTCAGATTGCGGGAAGACTTGCAGGGCGTGTGGGAGAAACAAGACTGCTGATTACAGGTTTGTCCCTTGCTGGGATCGGCGGAATCAGCCTGCTTCTCGCCATTTTAGCAGATGCTCCGCTGGTTGGTATTTTGATTCCACTTTTCCTGGTGGTTTCTTGTGTTGGTATTGTAAATACCGCAACATTTGGACTTGCGATGCAGAATCAAAAGAATTCGGCGGGCAGCGCATCGGCTTTGCTTGGTGTTCTTATGTTCCTATTTGGGGGACTCGTAGCCCCTCTCGTTGGAATTGGCGGCGAAGATACGGCCGTACCGATGGGGATTGTAATTGCATCTGCTGAACTTCTTGCCATTGCCCTGTATATACTCATGGTCAGACCGCGTTCGCGGAAATAGGACCATTCAATTTTATTAAAGAAGAGGGGATTCTTGATCCTTTCTTCTTTTTGGTTTAGCCTTTTGTAGTGGACTATTTTAGAACGTGCAGTGATATGATCAACAATACCGAGCATATTTCGCTTGTGAAAGTTGCTTTTTGTTCATAATTCAACCCGTTTCGCCTGCTTTTTAGGAAAAGTATGACCCGTCTGGGCTATTCTTTTGCTCCGAAAGGATGGGTTATGCTGAGTCGTATGGGAGTGTTACATAAACTACTGGAAGAGAAAGGATCGATAATGAAAATGATGAAAAAAGGAATTCTTACGCTGGTTCTGTTTTTAGTGCTGCTGCCAGGCGCTGCTTTTGCACATACGGGTCTAGAAAGTGCGGTCCCTGGAAATGGAGATACGGTGACTTCTGCGCTGGATGAATTAGTTCTTACGTTTGAAACACCAATTGAGCCGCTTAGTGAGATTAAAGTAGTAAATGAAGAAGGCAGCGTCATGGACCTGGCGAATATCGAGGTCAAAGAAAACACGCTGACAGCGAAGTTAAATGAACCATTGCCGAATGGAGTTTACAAGGTAGACTGGACGATTGTCGGGGAAGATGGTCATACGATTAATAACGAATACGCATTTACCGTAGATGCACCAGTGGAGCCGGAACAGCCGGACAATACTGCTGTAGAGGATGAAAATACAAACACGGATACACCTGTAACCAGCGAAGATACAGTAGATGAACAAGTGAATACGGCGGCACCTGCAGCAGACGATGTACAAGAAACAGAAGCTGGCAATACAGGAAATGCAGGAATTTGGATTGCGCTCATCGTCGTTGTTGTTATTGCGGGTGTCTATGTAGCCGTAAGACGTAAAGGGAAAAAATAAAAATGGGTTTTCTTAGCGAAGGTCTGCTATACATCTGTTATGCGTTTCTTATGGGAAGTTTGATTGTTCATCTTGTTCCGGGTAATGCAAGACCTGGGCTCCGTATCCCGCGTCAGGCGGTGATCTGGAGTATCGTGGGGACGATGGTTTTATCTTTTGCACCCCTGCTCCAGATTATTATTCGTTTTGGTTCAGGTATTGGATATGGAAAAGCACTGTCCACCGTCCTATTCTCTTTTAAAGAGGGGAAAGCATATCTCTTGGTATTTGGACTCTGTTTATTATTACTCCTTACCTTTATGCTGATAAAAGATGCCCTTCACAACAAAAAGATACTCTATCCATCCTTGCTGATTGTTCTGTGTATCATTGCAACATTCGGCTAT from Paenibacillus polygoni encodes the following:
- a CDS encoding Rrf2 family transcriptional regulator; its protein translation is MVTSRFAVGIHILSLLEINKDIVNTSDFLAGSVGTNPVVIRRITGMLSKAGLVDVKPGVAGAKLKKEAADITLLDVYRAVNAVEEDALFSVHDSPNPACVVGRNIQNAITPVFISAQKAMEDQLASVSIADVIYDLSQKEKESLD
- a CDS encoding NAD(P)-dependent oxidoreductase, coding for MKIAIIGASGKAGKLIMDEARKRGHEVTGIVRNASKISGFPAVEKDIFELTTEDLNKYDVVVNAFGAAPGEEHKHVEAGKTLIKALSGVEGTRLIVVGGAGSLYVDEAKTTKLIDTPEFPDLYKPTASNQGKNLEDLKASTDLKWTFVSPAATFDAEGTRSGSYQKGKDNLIVNAKGDSYISYADYAIAIVDEIENPAHIGERFTVVGEQI
- a CDS encoding metallophosphoesterase, which encodes MKFPFRMIVNTLLVLLIFIGLQLYIGWNMYLFLSFYVSDISIFVLGITLTVVSLGYAIGRIKWLGPIGRFIKVIGSYYFALLEFFILVLPVMDLIGWICHLAGADSKAYIPILGWATAALLVIFLLRGSYNAWSPIVRKYEVAVAKKPEPGAKRKYTIAVASDIHLGNIVGNRYLRRLTGLLNGLNPDLTLLVGDVLDDSIEPFLRNKMSYEMKKLSARYGVFAVLGNHEYYGGHIDRYVKEMSEIGIPVLRDEVVSVAGGAIYIAGRKDLTAERMDPEGRLSVSDLLMPLDHTKPIVLLDHQPYAFDKAQEAGADLLLCGHTHRGQFAPNHFITKRLFELDWGYMLKEKMHVIVSSGFGSWGPPIRLASRSEVIHIELTFTEE
- a CDS encoding multidrug effflux MFS transporter; the encoded protein is MPQAQAIQEAPDRAKRLWLAFILGTLSAFGPFSLDMYLPALTILADDLNTTASYAQLSLTACMLGLALGQLVAGPISDARGRRGPLMIGLGVFTLSSILCFIAPSIEMFVVMRFIQGAAGAAGIVISRAVVRDLYSGTELTKFFSLLMLINGAAPILAPIAGGQLLTVTSWRGVFVVLTVIGVLSLIGVILGLPESLAKNERTQGGLQQTFRAFGTIMKDRVFMGYALCQGFVGAAMFAYISGSPFVLQKIYEVSPQTYSLIFAMNGAGIIIASQIAGRLAGRVGETRLLITGLSLAGIGGISLLLAILADAPLVGILIPLFLVVSCVGIVNTATFGLAMQNQKNSAGSASALLGVLMFLFGGLVAPLVGIGGEDTAVPMGIVIASAELLAIALYILMVRPRSRK
- a CDS encoding copper resistance CopC family protein; its protein translation is MKMMKKGILTLVLFLVLLPGAAFAHTGLESAVPGNGDTVTSALDELVLTFETPIEPLSEIKVVNEEGSVMDLANIEVKENTLTAKLNEPLPNGVYKVDWTIVGEDGHTINNEYAFTVDAPVEPEQPDNTAVEDENTNTDTPVTSEDTVDEQVNTAAPAADDVQETEAGNTGNAGIWIALIVVVVIAGVYVAVRRKGKK